The DNA window CAGTTGCGCGGGCGATAAGACCCGCCTGCCTCGTCAGGCCAGGTTTTTGAGCGCGCGCGCCGTGCGCGCCACGATTGCTGGGCCTTCGTAGATCAACCCGGTGTAAATCTGCACCACATCAGCACCTGCGCGGATCTTGCTGACGGCATCTTCAGGGCCCATGATGCCGCCTACCCCGATGATGGGGAAGCGGCTGCCCAGGGCGGAGCGCAACTGGCGGATGACCTGGTTGCTCGCCTCCAGAACAGGGGTGCCGCTCAGGCCGCCGGCTTCTTCGGCATGGCGCATACCTTGCACCGCAGTGCGGCTGATGGTGGTATTGGTGGCAACCACGCCATCCATGCCGTGGCGCTGCAGCGTTGCGGCAATGACGGCCACTTGGGCTTCGTCCAGATCGGGCGCAATTTTTACAAAAATCGGCACGCGGCGCGGTTGACCGTCGGCCCTGCGGTGCTTTCCGGCCAGTTGTTCGCGCCGCTCGGCAATGGCGCCGAGCAGGCTGTCCAGGGCAGCATCGCTTTGCAGTGCACGCAGGTTCTGGGTATTGGGCGAACTGATGTTCACTGTCACATAGTCTGCATGGGGGTAAACGCCATCGAGGCAGGTGAGATAGTCGCGCGTGGCCTCTTCGATGGGCGTAGTGGCATTCTTGCCAATGTTCAGGCCCAGCAGCAGGGGGTGCTGCTGCTTGGTGCGGAATTTCGCCTGTTGCACGTTGTGGAGAAAGGCGTCCAGCCCGTCGTTGTTGAAACCCAGTCGGTTGATGAGCGCGCGCGCTTCGGGCAGGCGGAACATGCGCGGCTTGGGGTTGCCCGGTTGTCCCTTGGGCGTGACCGTGCCCACTTCGACAAAACCAAAGCCCATGGCGCCCAGTGCGTCGATGCAGCGTGCATTTTTGTCCAGCCCGGCCGCCAGGCCTACGCGGTTAGGGAAGAGCAACCCCGCCAGCTCGATAGGGTCGTGCACGGTTTCATTGCACCAGGCCCACTGCAAGGGCGTGCCCTGGCCGCGGGCCAGCATGTCCATGGTGAGGTCGTGAGCGGTTTCGGCGTCGAGGCCGAACAGGAATGGGCGGGTAAGGGCGTAGGGGATCAGCGACATGGGGATAATTCAGTGTTCACCCCTTGATTCTCTCCCATGACGACACCTACCCCCCTGACCCAAGACGAACTCAAGGCCCTGGTTGGCCAGGCTGCCCTGCGCTATGTGGTGCCCGGCGACATTGTGGGCGTGGGCACCGGCTCCACCGTCAACAAGTTTATTGACGCACTGGCCACGATCAAGGACCAGGTGCGCGGCGCTGTTTCCAGCTCCATCGCCAGCACCGAGCGTCTGCGCGCTATCGGCATCCCGGTGTTCGACGCCAACGAGGTCGAGCAGCTCGCGGTCTATGTGGACGGCGCCGATGAAATCGATGGGAAGGGCTACATGGTCAAGGGCGGCGGCGCTGCCCTGACGCGAGAGAAAATCGTGGCGTCGCTGGCGCGGCAATTCGTCTGCATCGCTGATGAATCCAAGCTTGTGGATACGCTGGGGCGCTTTCCCCTGCCGGTAGAGGTCATCCCCATGGCAGCGGCGCATATTGCCCGCCGCTTTGCCGTATTGGGCGGCCAGGCCACGCTGCGCCTGAAGAATGGCCAGCCGCTGGTGACCGACAACGGACAGCACATCCTGGATGTAACAGGTCTGCGCATTGCTGATCCGCTTGCGATCGAGTCAGAGATCAATCAGTGGGCTGGGGTGGTCACCGTGGGTATTTTTGCGCACCAGAAGGCGCAGGTCTGCCTGCTGGGCACGGCCCAAGGTGTGCAGACGCTGACCTATTGAGCGTGTTAACGGGCTCCGGTGCCGTGGCCCGTTTGCTCAGAATCGGATGCCGGCCGGGTTGGATGGCGTTGGAGTGCCTGGTTCCGGTGGGGGCGGTGCGGGGCGTGCGCGCACAGGCGCACGCTGGGCTTCTGCGGCTTCGGCAGGGGCTGAAGCTGGCTCAGCACGCTTGAGAGCGACCAGCGGCGTCGCGGCGGGGCGCCGGTAGCTGGGTGGCAGTTTCGATTCTTTGGGGTACCCGGCCAAGTCAAGGTACTGCGTCCATTCCGTGTCAGAAAAACCGCGCAGCTGTTGCCCACCAATGGTTCCAAAGGGCAGGCTGGCGTCTCCGCTCAGCCTTTGGAGCGCGGCGACATCGTCTTGCGTTTCGACGGTACGTTCGGTGAACGGCACACCGCGCAGCGTCAACAAGTTGCGTGCGTTGACACAAGGCGAACAGTCCGGGCCCGAGTAGAGAGTGACGGGAAACTTGGATGCCACCTGGCGCAGCTCGTAGGGCAGGGATGCCGTAGCGCCTGATGATGCGGGTCCCGGCATCACCATGCTCTCGGTCGCAGCGGCCTTGCTGGGGGCTCGATCCGAGAAGGTGACCTTGCCGTCCGGTCCGACAATGCGGTGAACAGACTGGGCCAAGGCCAGGTTGCAGGCACTGGCGGCGCAGAGCAAGGAAAGCAGGGCGAAGGATGGGCGCATCAGGTTCATCGGACGGTCTCCAAAAGCGGTGGCAATCGCAGTATTTTCAAGCCATTCCCTGGTGGCGCAAGAGCGCATCCAGGCTGGGTTCGCGGCCCCGGAAGGCTTTGAAGGATTCCATGGCAGGGCGGCTACCGCCCGCCTCCAGAATGGACTGGCGGTAACGGCGCCCGGTTTCGGCATTGGGTGTGCCATCGGGGGCCGCGGTTTCCTCAAACGCGGCGTAGGCGTCGGCACTGAGCACCTCGGCCCATTTGTAGCTGTAATAACCAGCGGCATAGCCGCCTGCAAAAATATGGCTGAAGGTGTGCGCCGTGCGGCTAAAGGCCGGTGGCTGCAATACGGCCACTTCGGCGCGCACCAGGTCCAGCAGGGGCATGAAATCCTGCGCTGGGTCGTGCTCGGTGTGCAGCAGCATGTCGAACAATGCGAACTCGATCTGGCGCAAGGTTTGCATGCCACTCTGGAAGTTCTTGGCGGCGATCATTTTGTCGAACAGCGGCCGGGGCAGGGGCGCCCCCGTGTCCACATGGGCGGTCATGTGCTGCAGAACCTCCCATTCCCAGCAAAAATTTTCCATGAACTGGCTGGGCAGCTCCACCGCATCCCACTCCACGCCGCCAATGCCCGAAACATCGCGTTCATTCACCTGCGTCAGCATGTGGTGCAGGCCGTGGCCAAATTCGTGGAACAGGGTGATGACGTCGTCGTGCGTGAGCAGGGCCGGTTTGCCGTCCACACCGCTGGCAAAGTTGCACACCAGATGGGCCACCGGGGTTTGCAAGGCGCCGGTGTCGGGGCGCAGCCAGCGGGTACGCACGTCGTCCATCCAGGCGCCGCCGCGTTTGCCGGTGCGCGCGGGCTGGTCCAGGTAGAACTGGCCGACCAGAGTGCCGCCCCGTTCGATGCGGTAGAACTCCACCGCCGGGTGCCATACCGGAGCCTGGTCGGGCCGGATGGCCACTTCAAACAGCGTTTCAATAATTTTGAACAGGCCGGCCAGCACCGTGGGGGCCGGGAAATACTGGCGCAGTTCCTGCTCACTGAAAGCGTAGCGGGCTTCCTTGAGCTTCTCGGCCACATAGGGCCAGTCCCAGGCCTGCGGGTCGTTCAAGCCCAGCTGTTCGGCGGCAAAGGCGCGCAGATCGGCCACGTCTTTTTCGGCATGGGGGCGCGCACGGCGGGCCAGGTCGCGCAAAAAAGCGACCACTTCGGTGGGCGACTGTGCCATTTTGGGTACCACGGACACTTCACCAAAATTGGCGTAGCCCAGCAGGCGTGCTTCTTCCTGGCGCAAAGCCAGAATTTCCTGGATGAAGGCGCTGTTGTCAAAGCGCGTGGCATCGCCTTCGGCCTGGTCAGAGGCGCGGGTGGTGTAGGCGCGGTAGAGCCGCTCGCGCAAGGCGCTGCTGCGGGCAAACTGCATCACGGGCAGATAACACGGCATTTTCAGCGTGAGCTTGTAGCCCTCTTTGCCTTCGGCCTCGGCAGCCTGCCGTGCGGCCTGCTGCACATCTTGTGGAACGCCGTCGAGTTCTTCGGCGCGGGCGTAGTAGGCAAAGGCGTCGGTAGCGTCGAGCGTGTTTTCGCTGAATTTTTGCTGCAGCTCGGCCTGGCGCTCCTGGATTTGGGCGAAGCGCTCTTTGGCGGCCCCAGTGAGTTCGGCGCCCGAGAGCACGAAGTTGCGCACGGCGTTCTTCAGGGCTTGGCGCTGTTCGGCATTGAGCAGAACCGGGTCGATGGCTTTGTACTTGGCATACAGGCGTTCGTCGGCGCCCAGGCGCGTCCAGAACTCGGTCACGCGCGGCAAGGCCTCGTTGTAGGCGGCGCGCAGCTCAGGTGTGTCGGCCACGCTGTTGAGGTGGCTCACCGCACCCCAGGCGCGCCCCAGTTCCTCGGTGGCAACGTCCAGCACCTGGGCGATGGCGTCCCAGCGCGCAGGGAAATCGGTGGCTGTCACCGCTTCCAGCGCCGTATCAGCGCGGCCTAGCAGGGCGTCGATGGCGGGTGCTACATCGGCAGGCGCGATGCGGTCGAATGCGGGCAGGTCGGAGAAGTCGAGAAGGGGATTGCTCATGCGGGCTTAGATGGCGGCGCGGGGCGCAGGTTCAAGGCGGGGGCGCGGTGTCAGCGTGCAGCCGTGCGTTCAGCGGCTTCGAGGGTGTTGACCAGCAGCATGGTGATGGTCATGGGGCCTACGCCGCCGGGTACTGGGGTGATATGGCCGGCCACGGCCTTGACGCCGTCAAAGTCCACGTCGCCGCAGAGTTTGCCTTCATCGTTGCGGTTCATGCCCACGTCCAGCACCACGGCGCCGGGCTTGACCATGTCGGCTGTGAGCACGTTGCGCTTGCCCACGGCGGCGACGATCACGTCGGCCTGTAGGGTCTGCGCCTTGAGGTCCTTCGTGCGCGAGTGGCAGACGGTGACCGTGGCGTCCTGGGCCAGCAGCATCAGTGCCATGGGCTTGCCGACGATGTTGCTGCGGCCGATGACGACGGCGTGCTTTCCCTTGAGGTCGTAGCCGATGCTCTCCAGCATTTTCATGCAGCCGTACGGCGTGCAGGGCCAGAAACCGGGCATGCCGGTCATCAATGCGCCTGCGCTGGCCATGTGGAAGCCATCGACGTCCTTGGCGGGCGAGATGGCCTCGATGACCTTTTGCGCATCGATGTGCGCGGGCAGGGGCAGCTGCACCAGGATGCCGTGGATGGCGGGGTCTTTGTTGAGGGCGTTGACCCGCGCCAGCAGCTCGGCTTCGCCCAGGTCGGCGGGGTATTGCTCCAGCACCGAGTGCAAGCCCGCCTCATGGCAGGCCTTGACCTTGTTGCGCACATAGACCTGGCTGGCAGGGTTATCGCCCACCAGTACCACGGCCAAGCCAGGGGTAATGCCACGGGCTTTGAGGGCCTGGGCGCGTTCGGCCACTTCCGTGCGCAGCTGGCGGGAGAGGGCGTTGCCGTCAATCAGTTGGGCTGTCATGCTCAAAATTTAAATAAAAAGTGACTCTAACGCACTACTGGTAAGCGCTGAAAGCTATAAAAAGAGGAGTCATCAAGCCTTGGGCGCATTCTGGCCCAGGGCGATTTTGAGCAGGTCGGCCACGGTGTTGGCGCCCAGCTTTTCCATGATGTTGGCGCGGTGCGCCTCCACGGTCTTGATGCTGATGCCCAGGTCGTCGGCGATCTGCTTGTTCAGGCGGCCGGCCACGATGCGCTCGAGCACCTGTGCTTCGCGGCTGGTGAGTTTGGAAAGCAGGGCGTCGCGGCTGGCGGCCTGTTGGTGGCCTGCAAAGGCTTCGCGTGCGTGGTCGAGCATGCGCTCGACGAGGTTCACCAGTGCTTCTTCGTTGAAAGGCTTCTGGATGAAATCCAGCGCGCCTTTCTTCATGGTGTCGACAGCCATGGGTACGTCGCCATGGCCGGTGATGAAGACGATGGGCAAGGGAGAATTGCGCTCCAGCAAGCGGTCTTGCAGGTCCAGTCCGGTCATGCCGCCCATGCGGATATCGACGATCAGGCATGCAATCTCGCGCGGGTCGTAGCGCGACAGAAACGATTCGGCCGAGTCGAAACATCGTACCCGGTAGTCTCTGCCTTCGAGCAGCCATTGAAGCGAATCGCGGACGGCTTCATCGTCGTCCACCACATAGACGGTGCCTTTTTTGGGAATCAAACTCATGCAATTGTCCTTGGGGTATGTGCGTTTGCTACAGGTTCTGTAGTGTCGTTGGCAGGCGCAGCGAGCGGTAACCAGAAAGAAAATCGGCAACCCGTGACCTCTAAACCATTGTAGATGTTCTCGGCCTGCATCCTGCCCTGGTGCGATTCGACAATGCTACGGCACAGGTTCAGACCCATGCCCATGCCTTCACTTTTTGTGGAGAAAAAGGCTTCGAACAGGCGTTCGAGCACTTCAGTGGCCAGGCCCTTGCCCGTGTCCTGTACCGAAAACTCGACCACCTGCAGGCCCTCGATCTGGCGCGGAACCACGCGCAGTTCCACACTGCGCCCTGCGAGGGCGCGCTCGGCGTGGGCAATGGATTCGGCGCCGTTCTTCATGAGGTTGACCAGCACCTGTTCGATCAGGATGGTGTCGGCCATGACAGGAGGCAGGCGGGCGGCCACATAGTGGGTCAGGCGCACGTTGTGGCGGCGCAGCTCGATGTCGGCCAGCTCTACGGCCTCATTCACCATGGCGGCCACGTCGGCCAGCTGTCGGTTGGGCTCGCTTTTCTTCACGAAATCGCGGATGCGCTGGATGATCTGGCCCGCGCGCTGTGCCTGGTGCGCAGTTTTCTCCAGGGCGGCCAGCAAGGTTTCTTCGGTGATATTGCCGCTGTGGATGCGTGAAATGATGCCGCTGCAGTAGTTGCTGATGGCGGTCAGCGGTTGGTTCAGTTCGTGGGCCACGCTCGACGCCATCTCGCCCATGGTGATCAGGCGGCTGACCGACTGGGCGCGCTCGGTCTGGCGCGCCGTCTGTTCTTCGGCCAGGCGGCGCGGCGTGATGTCTGTGGCAATCACCATCTGCGCCAGGCGCCCATCGACCCAGCTGAGATAGCGCGAGCGCACCTCCAGCCATTTGCCCAGGTCGGGCAGGTAGATTTCGGCGTTTTCCGAGTGCGCACTGGTCAGCGGGTCGGCGGGCAGGCCCATCAGGCCGTCTTCGTCGTCCGCACCGCTGGCACTGGCGCTGGAGGCGGGCAAGACACCGGCCTGGGCGACCAGTTGCAGGTGACCGCCGGTTTGCGAGCCAAACCACAAGCGATAGAGCTTGTTGGCAAACAACAGCTCTTCACTGCCCAAAGGGGCCACCGAGACCGAGGCGTCCAGCGATTCGAGCACGATGGTGAAGCGCTCGTGCGAGGCCGACAGCTGCTCGCGGATGCGGTTGGGCTCGGTGATGTCGGTCATCGAGGTCATCCAGCCTGTCTGCTGGCCCCGGGCGTCGATCAGGGGCGACACATACAGGCGCGCATCGAACAGGGCCCCGTTCTTGCGCCGCACCCGCACCTGGAAGCCACCGGAGACGGTTTTGCCGTTCAGCTCATCCTGCAGTCGGGCGCTGAGCTGCTCATATTCGGATTCGGGCCAGTAAGGGAAGGGGGCGGTCTGGCCCACCAGCTCGGCTTCGGTCCAGCCGGTCATCTGGCAGAAAGCCGCGTTCACGTAGGTGATGCGCCCCTGCAGGTCGAGCGCGCGCATGCCGGTGAGCACCGAGTTTTCCATGGCGCGGCGGAAATTGGTTTCAGCCACCAGGGCCAGTTGGGCCTGCATGCGGCGGCGGGTGTGGCGCCAGGTGGCAATCAGCATCCAGGCCGTCATGGCGCTGAGGGTACCCACCAGCCAGAACAAGCCGCTGCCCACCACACCGAGTGACGTGCGGTAGGCCTGCGCACGCAGCACCAGGCCGTTGCCCACTGGTGAAATAGGCACGGCGTACTCGTTGGCCTTAGCGCTCCAGGGTATCCACTGTGCGGCCCGGTTGCGGTTCTGCAGGGGAGTGCCCGCCAGCACCTGGCCCTTGTCGTCCAGCAGTGTCACGGCGTAACGTGCCAGCACCTCGGTGGGCGTGCCATAGCGCAGCAGGCTGTCAATGGAGTATTCGCCGAGCACCACCCCGCCGAACTTGCCTTGCACGTTGAGTGGAACAAGCACCTGCAGCAAAGGCGTTGACTCGTTAGCGACGGCCGATGGCTGGACATACACGGGCTGCTGCAGGTCCCGGGTCAGGCCAAAGTTGTCTGCGGTGGGGCCGGGCTTAA is part of the Simplicispira sp. 125 genome and encodes:
- the folD gene encoding bifunctional methylenetetrahydrofolate dehydrogenase/methenyltetrahydrofolate cyclohydrolase FolD, which codes for MTAQLIDGNALSRQLRTEVAERAQALKARGITPGLAVVLVGDNPASQVYVRNKVKACHEAGLHSVLEQYPADLGEAELLARVNALNKDPAIHGILVQLPLPAHIDAQKVIEAISPAKDVDGFHMASAGALMTGMPGFWPCTPYGCMKMLESIGYDLKGKHAVVIGRSNIVGKPMALMLLAQDATVTVCHSRTKDLKAQTLQADVIVAAVGKRNVLTADMVKPGAVVLDVGMNRNDEGKLCGDVDFDGVKAVAGHITPVPGGVGPMTITMLLVNTLEAAERTAAR
- the rpiA gene encoding ribose-5-phosphate isomerase RpiA; amino-acid sequence: MTTPTPLTQDELKALVGQAALRYVVPGDIVGVGTGSTVNKFIDALATIKDQVRGAVSSSIASTERLRAIGIPVFDANEVEQLAVYVDGADEIDGKGYMVKGGGAALTREKIVASLARQFVCIADESKLVDTLGRFPLPVEVIPMAAAHIARRFAVLGGQATLRLKNGQPLVTDNGQHILDVTGLRIADPLAIESEINQWAGVVTVGIFAHQKAQVCLLGTAQGVQTLTY
- a CDS encoding response regulator transcription factor encodes the protein MSLIPKKGTVYVVDDDEAVRDSLQWLLEGRDYRVRCFDSAESFLSRYDPREIACLIVDIRMGGMTGLDLQDRLLERNSPLPIVFITGHGDVPMAVDTMKKGALDFIQKPFNEEALVNLVERMLDHAREAFAGHQQAASRDALLSKLTSREAQVLERIVAGRLNKQIADDLGISIKTVEAHRANIMEKLGANTVADLLKIALGQNAPKA
- a CDS encoding M3 family metallopeptidase, coding for MSNPLLDFSDLPAFDRIAPADVAPAIDALLGRADTALEAVTATDFPARWDAIAQVLDVATEELGRAWGAVSHLNSVADTPELRAAYNEALPRVTEFWTRLGADERLYAKYKAIDPVLLNAEQRQALKNAVRNFVLSGAELTGAAKERFAQIQERQAELQQKFSENTLDATDAFAYYARAEELDGVPQDVQQAARQAAEAEGKEGYKLTLKMPCYLPVMQFARSSALRERLYRAYTTRASDQAEGDATRFDNSAFIQEILALRQEEARLLGYANFGEVSVVPKMAQSPTEVVAFLRDLARRARPHAEKDVADLRAFAAEQLGLNDPQAWDWPYVAEKLKEARYAFSEQELRQYFPAPTVLAGLFKIIETLFEVAIRPDQAPVWHPAVEFYRIERGGTLVGQFYLDQPARTGKRGGAWMDDVRTRWLRPDTGALQTPVAHLVCNFASGVDGKPALLTHDDVITLFHEFGHGLHHMLTQVNERDVSGIGGVEWDAVELPSQFMENFCWEWEVLQHMTAHVDTGAPLPRPLFDKMIAAKNFQSGMQTLRQIEFALFDMLLHTEHDPAQDFMPLLDLVRAEVAVLQPPAFSRTAHTFSHIFAGGYAAGYYSYKWAEVLSADAYAAFEETAAPDGTPNAETGRRYRQSILEAGGSRPAMESFKAFRGREPSLDALLRHQGMA
- a CDS encoding glutaredoxin family protein; the protein is MNLMRPSFALLSLLCAASACNLALAQSVHRIVGPDGKVTFSDRAPSKAAATESMVMPGPASSGATASLPYELRQVASKFPVTLYSGPDCSPCVNARNLLTLRGVPFTERTVETQDDVAALQRLSGDASLPFGTIGGQQLRGFSDTEWTQYLDLAGYPKESKLPPSYRRPAATPLVALKRAEPASAPAEAAEAQRAPVRARPAPPPPEPGTPTPSNPAGIRF
- a CDS encoding quinone-dependent dihydroorotate dehydrogenase, which encodes MSLIPYALTRPFLFGLDAETAHDLTMDMLARGQGTPLQWAWCNETVHDPIELAGLLFPNRVGLAAGLDKNARCIDALGAMGFGFVEVGTVTPKGQPGNPKPRMFRLPEARALINRLGFNNDGLDAFLHNVQQAKFRTKQQHPLLLGLNIGKNATTPIEEATRDYLTCLDGVYPHADYVTVNISSPNTQNLRALQSDAALDSLLGAIAERREQLAGKHRRADGQPRRVPIFVKIAPDLDEAQVAVIAATLQRHGMDGVVATNTTISRTAVQGMRHAEEAGGLSGTPVLEASNQVIRQLRSALGSRFPIIGVGGIMGPEDAVSKIRAGADVVQIYTGLIYEGPAIVARTARALKNLA
- a CDS encoding PAS domain S-box protein, whose amino-acid sequence is MLEQPPATPPRKLSRAALAQWWRVWWRSLSPVRQDRFAALAPLAAVLIFMAAIVAAFWYLRVEEGEREQEALRRDIEYAQQRVRLRLLERQEQIMRIARDLSNQDMERTQFGQRAESLVSQYPELQAITWIDERGRIRASHSAPTLAGSQVRVAGEVLKPGPTADNFGLTRDLQQPVYVQPSAVANESTPLLQVLVPLNVQGKFGGVVLGEYSIDSLLRYGTPTEVLARYAVTLLDDKGQVLAGTPLQNRNRAAQWIPWSAKANEYAVPISPVGNGLVLRAQAYRTSLGVVGSGLFWLVGTLSAMTAWMLIATWRHTRRRMQAQLALVAETNFRRAMENSVLTGMRALDLQGRITYVNAAFCQMTGWTEAELVGQTAPFPYWPESEYEQLSARLQDELNGKTVSGGFQVRVRRKNGALFDARLYVSPLIDARGQQTGWMTSMTDITEPNRIREQLSASHERFTIVLESLDASVSVAPLGSEELLFANKLYRLWFGSQTGGHLQLVAQAGVLPASSASASGADDEDGLMGLPADPLTSAHSENAEIYLPDLGKWLEVRSRYLSWVDGRLAQMVIATDITPRRLAEEQTARQTERAQSVSRLITMGEMASSVAHELNQPLTAISNYCSGIISRIHSGNITEETLLAALEKTAHQAQRAGQIIQRIRDFVKKSEPNRQLADVAAMVNEAVELADIELRRHNVRLTHYVAARLPPVMADTILIEQVLVNLMKNGAESIAHAERALAGRSVELRVVPRQIEGLQVVEFSVQDTGKGLATEVLERLFEAFFSTKSEGMGMGLNLCRSIVESHQGRMQAENIYNGLEVTGCRFSFWLPLAAPANDTTEPVANAHTPRTIA